From Algoriphagus sp. NG3, the proteins below share one genomic window:
- a CDS encoding OstA-like protein: protein MTSSLFRISLFLLTFLVISFSSQAQEKSYLEIIRAKELKKVENYERLIGDVEMRHQKSLIYCDSAHFFRIENKARLFGNVRIVDTEDPVQTTSRYAEYDGNTKLAKLRNNVVFTNQKTTLTTEYLDYDRAGNIAYYYNKGKVVDSVNVLTSEKGRYEVSIEKITFQNNVVLVNPDYTMKTNDLIYLTIPKTAETQGLTNLISKDGNTLDAQEGSFYDTQAKKFRFYDGVVESETSRIKAKELFYSELDAYYEGKENVRVLNKERQVEVFGDLGEYWEGRKYSLVHGNALVRRYFESDTLYMASDSLISQDGEADSLKYLLAFRKVKLVKSAMSGVADSLAYNYSDSSIQLFKDPVMWNQKSQITADSMVFYIANEELDRVFMKDKVFVITQDTIKNFNQMKGRTMVGYFEEGQMDRIDIDGNGESLYFALQADTVSQGINKTLSASIKLRFKEGVIQRVTYGVKPDGKFTPFQLIDEQNSRLEGFNWRFEERPTMEDIHAWRAIEEIDPDAENLFNLPEVELIMPTEDEILKSLQKRGWKPEKEIP from the coding sequence ATGACATCATCCTTATTTCGTATTTCTTTATTTCTACTGACTTTTTTGGTCATATCGTTTTCATCGCAGGCCCAGGAAAAATCTTATTTGGAAATCATCCGGGCGAAAGAGCTGAAAAAAGTTGAGAACTATGAACGCTTAATAGGGGATGTTGAGATGAGACATCAGAAATCTCTTATTTACTGTGACTCTGCCCATTTTTTTCGTATAGAAAACAAGGCTCGGCTATTTGGGAATGTGAGAATAGTGGATACAGAAGACCCTGTGCAGACTACCAGTAGGTATGCTGAATATGATGGGAACACCAAGTTGGCAAAACTCAGAAACAATGTTGTTTTCACCAACCAAAAAACCACACTCACTACCGAATACCTGGATTATGACCGTGCAGGTAATATCGCCTACTATTATAATAAGGGTAAAGTAGTTGATTCGGTCAATGTGCTTACAAGTGAAAAAGGGAGGTATGAAGTTTCCATTGAGAAAATCACGTTTCAGAATAATGTAGTGTTGGTCAATCCTGATTACACTATGAAAACAAATGATTTGATTTATCTGACCATTCCCAAAACTGCCGAGACACAAGGGTTGACTAATCTAATTTCAAAAGATGGAAATACACTTGATGCTCAAGAGGGGAGTTTTTATGATACTCAGGCAAAGAAGTTTAGGTTTTACGATGGAGTGGTAGAGAGTGAGACGAGTAGGATAAAAGCTAAAGAACTTTTTTACAGTGAACTAGACGCATATTACGAAGGGAAAGAAAATGTAAGAGTTTTGAATAAGGAAAGGCAAGTAGAAGTGTTTGGGGATTTGGGGGAATATTGGGAAGGACGAAAATATAGCTTAGTTCATGGGAATGCCCTGGTCAGGAGATATTTTGAAAGTGATACGCTATACATGGCCTCTGATTCCTTGATTTCTCAGGATGGGGAAGCAGATTCCTTAAAATATTTATTGGCGTTTAGAAAGGTTAAATTGGTGAAATCAGCTATGTCCGGTGTGGCTGATTCTCTTGCATATAATTATTCTGATTCATCTATCCAGCTGTTCAAAGATCCGGTGATGTGGAATCAAAAGAGCCAAATCACCGCTGACAGCATGGTGTTTTATATTGCAAATGAAGAGCTGGATCGTGTGTTTATGAAGGACAAGGTTTTTGTGATCACCCAGGATACGATCAAAAACTTCAACCAAATGAAGGGGAGGACTATGGTCGGTTATTTTGAGGAAGGGCAGATGGATAGGATTGATATTGACGGTAACGGAGAATCGTTGTACTTTGCTTTACAGGCAGATACTGTTTCTCAGGGAATCAATAAGACACTCAGTGCCAGTATCAAACTCAGATTTAAGGAAGGGGTGATCCAACGTGTTACTTACGGGGTGAAACCTGACGGCAAATTCACCCCGTTCCAACTTATAGATGAACAGAATTCCAGATTGGAAGGATTTAATTGGAGATTTGAGGAACGCCCGACCATGGAGGATATCCATGCCTGGAGAGCAATAGAAGAAATAGATCCTGATGCGGAAAATCTATTTAATTTACCAGAGGTAGAACTGATTATGCCTACGGAAGACGAAATCTTAAAATCCCTACAAAAACGTGGTTGGAAGCCAGAAAAAGAGATTCCATGA
- the tilS gene encoding tRNA lysidine(34) synthetase TilS encodes MVDTFIRHIRNKSLLDPSKIYLLASSGGIDSMCLDSLLTRAGINFEIAHVNFRLRGQDSELDEEFLRKWAEDSQKTFHVHHADTHAYATERNISTQMAAREIRYDWFEKIRSEQNLAGIILAHHEDDQIETVFLNLLRGTGIEGIYGMAEQRGWLIRPLLPFSRKMIRDYVLEQQIPWREDSSNAKTDYKRNKLRHVSLPALYSAADDARSNLLNSFARLKDTGKAFSVLFETWKKDKIKVHDGLYILSLTDIVKTSGASSLLYFWLRPYGFNSDQAQDILESCHSRESGKVFQSSSHLLNLDRNQLILASIPETFDSITLSEDDIECLLPEGRYDIIKIDGKENLDKTRQNAMMDLERLTFPLEVRTWEEGDRFIPLGMKNTKKISDFLIDLKVPLVKKHEVKVVVSDGQIAWVIGYRIADWAKATAATRKLLYFKKR; translated from the coding sequence ATGGTTGACACTTTTATCCGGCATATCCGGAACAAATCACTACTGGACCCTTCCAAAATTTACCTCCTGGCAAGCAGTGGCGGCATAGACAGCATGTGCCTGGACAGCCTCCTGACCCGAGCAGGAATCAACTTTGAAATTGCCCATGTAAATTTCCGGTTAAGGGGTCAAGACAGTGAACTAGACGAGGAATTCCTTAGAAAATGGGCAGAAGATTCACAAAAAACCTTCCATGTCCACCATGCCGACACTCACGCCTATGCGACGGAACGAAATATCTCTACGCAAATGGCAGCCCGCGAGATACGCTATGATTGGTTTGAAAAGATAAGATCCGAGCAAAACCTGGCCGGGATAATCTTAGCCCATCATGAGGATGACCAGATTGAAACTGTTTTTCTGAACCTACTCAGAGGGACAGGTATAGAAGGCATATATGGCATGGCTGAGCAACGAGGCTGGTTGATCCGACCCTTGCTTCCCTTTAGCCGCAAGATGATCCGCGACTATGTGCTTGAGCAGCAAATCCCCTGGAGGGAAGATAGCTCCAACGCAAAAACCGACTACAAAAGAAATAAACTCCGCCACGTAAGCTTGCCTGCCCTGTACTCAGCAGCCGATGATGCCAGATCCAATCTTCTTAACAGCTTTGCTAGACTGAAGGACACAGGAAAAGCGTTCTCAGTGCTCTTCGAAACTTGGAAGAAAGATAAAATCAAAGTGCACGACGGTTTATATATTTTATCCTTAACGGATATCGTAAAGACCAGCGGAGCCTCTAGCTTGCTATACTTTTGGCTTCGTCCATACGGGTTCAATTCCGATCAGGCACAGGACATCTTGGAAAGTTGCCATTCCAGAGAATCGGGAAAAGTTTTTCAAAGCTCCTCCCATTTACTCAACCTCGACAGAAATCAGCTTATTCTCGCCTCTATACCAGAAACTTTCGATTCTATCACCTTGTCGGAAGATGATATTGAATGCTTATTGCCTGAAGGAAGGTATGACATCATCAAGATAGATGGAAAAGAAAATCTGGACAAAACCCGTCAAAATGCCATGATGGATCTGGAAAGGCTCACCTTTCCTCTTGAAGTTCGCACTTGGGAGGAAGGTGATCGCTTTATACCTCTAGGGATGAAAAACACCAAAAAAATTTCGGACTTTTTGATAGATTTGAAAGTGCCCCTAGTGAAAAAACATGAGGTAAAAGTAGTAGTTTCGGATGGACAGATAGCCTGGGTAATAGGTTACAGGATTGCAGACTGGGCAAAAGCCACAGCAGCCACCAGGAAGTTGCTTTATTTCAAAAAACGATGA
- a CDS encoding cyclic nucleotide-binding domain-containing protein, with the protein MRNPFSKTYTETESQMFQFLGQIKFFENLKDKEMARFIPAMHHRKYVKDEVVFFSKDPSQALYLVKNGHISLTIDIKDNFETILEIHRGEAFGENSLLENAKRTYTALIVSDEAELIVIPHFAMHEIFDSNPKIKAKMMTSLAEYYNQNNQRLFRSYRESFGFFSLRQMFE; encoded by the coding sequence ATGAGAAACCCATTTTCTAAAACCTACACCGAAACGGAAAGTCAGATGTTCCAATTTCTTGGCCAGATTAAGTTTTTTGAAAATCTCAAAGACAAGGAAATGGCCCGGTTCATCCCAGCTATGCACCACCGCAAATATGTAAAAGACGAAGTGGTGTTCTTCAGCAAAGACCCCAGCCAAGCACTGTATTTAGTGAAAAACGGCCATATTTCCCTGACCATAGATATTAAGGATAATTTTGAAACAATCCTTGAAATCCATAGAGGAGAGGCCTTTGGTGAAAATTCCTTACTCGAAAACGCCAAAAGAACCTACACTGCCCTGATTGTTTCTGATGAGGCAGAACTGATTGTGATCCCGCATTTTGCCATGCATGAAATATTTGACAGCAACCCGAAAATCAAGGCAAAAATGATGACCTCTTTAGCTGAGTATTACAACCAAAATAACCAGCGTTTATTCCGGTCGTATAGAGAGTCATTTGGTTTCTTTAGCCTAAGACAAATGTTCGAATAA